One segment of Saprospiraceae bacterium DNA contains the following:
- a CDS encoding DedA family protein — translation MIELLTQFLDFIRHLDVHLENIMREYELATYLILALIIFCETGLVVTPFLPGDSLLFAAGAITAKTGILNVWLLIPLLFMAAILGDNTNYFFGRFLGDKVFTRDYWFLKRKYIDKTQEFYEKYGGRTLVIARFVPIVRTFAPFVAGVGKMEYRRFIGYCIGGGILWVTSLTLAGYFFGQIPIVKNNFEIVVFGIIGISVLPIIVEFARAKFGKKE, via the coding sequence ATGATTGAACTACTTACCCAATTTTTGGACTTCATCCGACACCTCGACGTTCACCTCGAAAACATCATGCGGGAGTACGAACTCGCCACTTACCTGATATTGGCCCTGATTATTTTTTGCGAAACGGGGCTTGTGGTCACGCCGTTTCTTCCGGGCGATTCGCTGCTATTTGCGGCGGGGGCGATAACCGCCAAAACCGGTATCCTGAACGTGTGGCTGCTGATACCGCTCCTTTTTATGGCGGCTATTCTGGGCGACAATACCAATTATTTTTTCGGACGGTTTCTTGGTGACAAGGTGTTTACACGCGACTATTGGTTTTTGAAGCGGAAATACATTGACAAGACGCAGGAATTTTACGAAAAATATGGTGGGAGAACACTGGTGATAGCGCGGTTTGTGCCGATAGTGCGCACGTTCGCGCCCTTTGTGGCGGGCGTTGGCAAGATGGAGTATCGCCGTTTCATTGGCTATTGTATCGGCGGTGGTATTCTGTGGGTCACAAGCCTTACGCTGGCTGGCTACTTTTTTGGTCAGATACCGATTGTGAAGAACAATTTTGAAATTGTGGTATTCGGCATTATCGGCATTTCGGTGCTCCCGATAATTGTGGAGTTCGCACGAGCAAAGTTTGGCAAAAAAGAATGA
- a CDS encoding serine hydrolase: MQPTQSERTTNQKLFVYIIAAFLLGGTALYTLQNAMGKKPTPQNSNTEYNISRVQGFRNVQPLLLVETANKAEAFAPLRGELKKLVDSLKAVQQITQASIFIKEFDRGEWTSLNKSERYHPASLMKVALLLGYLRIAETNPELFKQQWLYEPPNTPITPQYYSSKSIEPGKKYTVHELLYYMIAHSDNHATWLLASRFDNKLLKRMFAEFGLPEPIEDDIQFTMTVREYSVFFNAIFNASTISPSYADYAADLLSNCDFQEGFVKGFPAGTKMWHKFGEWRNFGHDYELHESGIVYMSDKPYLITIMTKGKDTDNLALAIQKICRKIYQGIPAP; encoded by the coding sequence ATGCAGCCAACTCAATCAGAACGAACCACCAACCAAAAACTCTTTGTCTATATTATTGCCGCTTTTTTGCTGGGGGGCACAGCGCTTTACACTTTGCAAAACGCAATGGGTAAAAAGCCGACACCCCAGAATTCCAATACCGAATACAACATAAGTCGGGTGCAAGGATTTCGCAATGTTCAACCATTGTTGCTCGTAGAGACCGCTAACAAAGCAGAGGCATTTGCCCCACTAAGAGGTGAATTGAAAAAATTGGTGGATAGCCTGAAAGCCGTTCAACAAATCACTCAGGCTTCCATATTCATAAAGGAATTCGACCGTGGGGAGTGGACCTCGCTAAACAAAAGCGAGCGTTATCATCCTGCCTCTTTGATGAAAGTGGCATTGCTGTTGGGGTATCTGCGCATCGCGGAAACCAATCCCGAACTGTTCAAGCAACAATGGCTATATGAGCCACCCAACACTCCCATCACCCCACAATACTATAGCTCTAAATCAATAGAACCCGGCAAGAAATACACTGTGCATGAGCTGCTCTATTACATGATAGCGCACTCAGACAATCATGCAACATGGCTATTGGCCAGCCGATTCGACAATAAGCTTCTGAAAAGGATGTTTGCGGAATTCGGCCTGCCAGAGCCTATTGAAGACGACATTCAATTCACTATGACCGTTAGAGAGTACTCGGTTTTTTTCAATGCCATCTTCAATGCTTCCACTATATCACCTAGTTATGCCGACTATGCCGCGGACTTGTTGAGCAACTGCGATTTCCAAGAAGGATTTGTCAAAGGTTTTCCAGCTGGCACCAAAATGTGGCATAAATTCGGAGAATGGAGAAATTTTGGCCATGACTATGAGCTACATGAGTCAGGCATTGTCTATATGAGCGACAAGCCCTATCTCATCACTATAATGACCAAAGGAAAAGATACCGACAATCTGGCACTTGCTATTCAAAAGATTTGCAGAAAAATCTATCAAGGGATTCCTGCTCCTTGA
- the fbaA gene encoding class II fructose-bisphosphate aldolase: MSRFRPGVLHGQEVTDLFNYANEHNFALPAVNVIGTNSVNAVLETAAAVNSPVIIQFSHGGAAFFAGKGLSNEGNKASILGGISGAQHVHAMAEAYRVPVILHTDHCALNIITWVDGLLDAGEKFYEKNGYPLYSSHMLDLSEEPLHENIEISSKYLARMSKMGMTLEIELGVTGGEEDGVDNTDVDSSRLYTQPEEVAYAYEHLKKISPNFTVAAAFGNVHGVYKPGNVKLQPVILKNSQDYIREKYGLNDKTPVNFVFHGGSGSSQSEIREAIEYGAIKMNIDTDMQWAFWDGIRSYYEAKSGYLQAQIGNPDGADKPNKKHYDPRVWLREGEKSFVARLKQAFEDLNCMGRNA, from the coding sequence ATGAGCCGTTTTCGCCCGGGAGTCCTTCATGGACAAGAAGTCACAGACCTTTTCAATTATGCCAACGAACACAACTTTGCGCTGCCCGCTGTCAACGTCATCGGCACCAACTCCGTAAATGCCGTACTCGAAACTGCGGCAGCGGTCAATAGCCCAGTCATTATCCAATTTTCACACGGAGGGGCAGCCTTTTTCGCCGGCAAAGGCCTCTCCAACGAAGGCAACAAAGCCTCCATACTCGGTGGCATTTCAGGGGCGCAACATGTACACGCGATGGCCGAGGCATATCGCGTGCCGGTCATTTTGCACACCGACCACTGCGCATTGAACATCATCACTTGGGTGGATGGCCTGCTCGACGCGGGTGAAAAATTTTATGAAAAAAATGGCTACCCGCTTTACAGCAGTCACATGCTCGACCTTTCGGAAGAACCACTTCACGAAAACATCGAAATCTCCTCCAAATATCTCGCAAGAATGTCGAAAATGGGCATGACGCTTGAAATCGAGTTGGGCGTGACAGGCGGAGAAGAAGACGGAGTGGACAACACCGATGTGGATTCGTCGCGTCTCTACACCCAACCGGAAGAAGTAGCATATGCTTACGAGCATCTGAAAAAAATAAGCCCCAATTTCACCGTTGCTGCCGCGTTCGGCAATGTGCACGGGGTTTACAAACCCGGCAACGTCAAATTGCAGCCTGTCATCCTGAAAAACTCGCAAGATTACATACGGGAAAAATACGGCCTGAACGACAAGACACCAGTCAACTTTGTCTTTCACGGCGGCTCCGGCTCCTCACAATCCGAAATCAGAGAAGCCATCGAATACGGCGCCATTAAGATGAACATTGACACCGATATGCAGTGGGCCTTTTGGGACGGCATCCGCAGCTATTATGAGGCGAAAAGTGGCTATCTGCAAGCGCAAATCGGCAACCCAGACGGAGCCGACAAACCCAACAAAAAACACTACGACCCACGAGTATGGCTGCGGGAAGGCGAAAAATCGTTTGTAGCCCGCCTGAAACAGGCATTTGAAGACCTGAACTGCATGGGGCGCAACGCCTAA
- the ftsY gene encoding signal recognition particle-docking protein FtsY: MGFFDKFFNREKKEDLDKGLEKTKEGFFDKLSRAVAGKSTVDVEILDELENVLISSDVGLDTTVKIIERIEARVARDKYINTAELNAILRDEIVRLLSENNTEDADDFDIPVGKKPYILLVIGVNGVGKTTTIGKLAYQFKQKGHKVVLGAADTFRAAAVDQLKIWADRTGCDFYSKGMNADPAAVAYETTNYAVENGCDVAIIDTAGRLHNKTHLMQELGKIHRSIEKKLPGAPHDVLLVLDASTGQNAQEQAKQFTEVAPITCLALTKLDGTAKGGVAISISDQFKIPIKYIGVGESIDKLQIFNKRAFVESLFDQ; encoded by the coding sequence ATGGGCTTTTTTGACAAATTTTTTAACCGCGAAAAAAAAGAAGACCTCGACAAGGGTCTTGAGAAAACCAAAGAAGGTTTTTTTGACAAACTATCTCGCGCCGTAGCCGGCAAAAGTACGGTGGACGTGGAGATACTTGATGAACTGGAAAACGTGCTCATCAGTAGCGATGTAGGGCTTGACACCACCGTGAAAATCATCGAACGCATAGAGGCAAGGGTCGCTCGTGACAAGTACATCAACACCGCGGAACTCAACGCCATTCTTCGAGACGAAATCGTGCGGCTATTGTCCGAAAACAACACAGAAGATGCCGATGACTTCGATATTCCCGTCGGGAAAAAACCGTACATACTACTTGTGATAGGTGTCAACGGTGTCGGCAAAACCACCACCATTGGTAAATTAGCATACCAATTCAAGCAAAAAGGACACAAAGTCGTGTTGGGTGCCGCCGACACATTTCGCGCTGCCGCAGTTGACCAACTCAAGATATGGGCCGACCGCACAGGCTGTGACTTTTACTCAAAAGGCATGAACGCCGACCCTGCCGCGGTGGCTTACGAAACCACCAACTATGCCGTCGAGAACGGTTGTGACGTGGCCATTATTGATACTGCCGGACGCCTGCACAACAAAACACACCTGATGCAGGAGCTGGGCAAAATTCACCGCTCCATCGAGAAAAAGCTGCCCGGTGCCCCACACGATGTGCTGCTCGTCCTCGATGCTTCAACCGGCCAGAACGCACAAGAGCAGGCCAAGCAATTCACCGAGGTGGCTCCCATCACTTGCCTCGCGCTCACCAAACTTGATGGCACCGCTAAAGGCGGGGTAGCCATCAGCATCAGCGATCAGTTCAAGATACCCATCAAGTATATCGGAGTGGGAGAAAGCATTGACAAACTACAAATTTTCAACAAAAGAGCCTTCGTGGAATCCCTCTTTGACCAGTAG
- a CDS encoding response regulator transcription factor, with protein MTTRALLIEDEPEGLENLQNQLAKYCPDVEVMATGGSNADLLRLASEDNDTKYDVAFLDINLPDGLVFQALQQFDEIPFDIIFVTAFDKYALRAFEFAAIHYVVKPIDGEELIKAVSRIRRRNAATKQRMEVLRQNYNPNAPNAFDKIGISGLDGIHFVPLRDIVRLEAEDNYTHFIIKNGERITATRTIKAFEDTLSALSFVRVHKKHIVNMNFIRTYIKGEGGYLVLETGETVEVSRRKRATLIESVRRTHSEL; from the coding sequence ATGACAACAAGGGCGCTCCTCATCGAAGACGAACCGGAAGGTTTGGAAAACCTCCAAAACCAGCTTGCCAAATACTGCCCCGATGTGGAAGTGATGGCCACCGGCGGTTCGAATGCCGACTTGCTCCGATTGGCCTCTGAAGACAACGACACGAAGTACGACGTGGCCTTTCTCGATATCAACTTGCCGGACGGCTTGGTTTTCCAAGCCTTGCAGCAATTCGACGAAATACCCTTCGACATCATTTTCGTGACAGCTTTCGATAAATATGCGCTAAGGGCTTTCGAGTTTGCCGCCATTCACTACGTCGTAAAACCTATTGACGGTGAAGAACTAATCAAAGCTGTGAGCCGTATCCGCCGTCGCAACGCTGCCACCAAGCAACGCATGGAAGTGCTCAGGCAGAATTACAATCCCAATGCCCCCAATGCTTTTGATAAAATTGGCATCTCCGGCCTCGACGGCATCCATTTTGTCCCGCTCCGCGACATCGTCCGCCTCGAAGCAGAGGACAACTACACACACTTCATCATCAAAAACGGCGAACGCATCACCGCAACCCGCACCATCAAAGCCTTCGAGGACACCCTGTCAGCCCTGAGCTTCGTCCGTGTGCACAAAAAGCATATCGTCAACATGAACTTCATCCGCACCTACATCAAGGGCGAAGGTGGGTATTTGGTGCTCGAAACGGGAGAGACAGTGGAGGTGTCGCGCCGAAAAAGAGCGACGCTCATAGAATCGGTGCGACGCACCCACAGTGAGCTTTGA
- a CDS encoding transglycosylase SLT domain-containing protein, translating into MQLRNPVLRWLTLFLTVSCLPLYAQTTVDVIQDAGLEEPADISESLVAKGVLPLPTEAELRERLSYLSSCVELKSHPVVKGYIRTYVQVKTEKTRTMLGKRLTYFPLFEQKLKEYGLPADLKYLAVVESALNPHAVSRVGATGLWQFMPATGAQYGLHTSSVVEDRSDPVKSTDAAARHLRDLYNLYNDWALALAAYNSGQGRVNAAIKRAHSRNFWSILNYLPQETRNYVPAFIAATYICNYYTSHGLVPYEPDYDEQLTNYIKVYEGMSFRDIADATGIDYQTVKTLNPGFRRDYVPPTAAGHYVILPERVMPAFVRYLNSLGSRTYSLESKDNYVNSDLGDGRYWQRFISVQQPDHIETVAQKLGCNADHLKAWNNLSSNYVYNGQSLKILHPVYVQKHTSGRVEAPVQNTSAAKPKKNEGATRPTTTTTPPERTNVPPPIIVSLEDSPRKGEFQYHTVQRNESLEDIARQYATSAASIKKLNDLETLKVGMRLKIREY; encoded by the coding sequence ATGCAGTTGAGAAACCCTGTTTTACGCTGGTTGACCCTGTTTTTGACCGTTTCATGCCTACCTCTTTATGCCCAAACGACCGTTGACGTGATTCAGGATGCGGGGTTGGAAGAACCTGCAGACATTTCGGAATCCCTTGTGGCAAAAGGCGTTCTTCCCTTGCCCACCGAAGCGGAACTGCGCGAGCGACTTTCTTACCTTTCCAGCTGCGTGGAATTGAAATCACACCCCGTGGTGAAGGGCTACATCAGGACTTATGTGCAGGTGAAAACCGAAAAAACCCGCACAATGCTCGGCAAGCGCCTCACATACTTTCCTCTTTTTGAGCAAAAACTGAAAGAATATGGCTTGCCCGCTGACCTGAAATATCTGGCTGTCGTAGAATCCGCGCTCAATCCTCATGCAGTCTCGAGAGTTGGCGCGACAGGTCTGTGGCAATTCATGCCAGCTACTGGCGCACAATACGGCCTTCACACGAGCAGCGTCGTGGAAGACCGCAGCGACCCAGTGAAAAGCACCGATGCCGCCGCCCGCCATTTGAGAGACCTTTACAATCTTTACAATGACTGGGCTTTGGCCCTGGCAGCCTACAACAGTGGGCAAGGCCGCGTAAACGCCGCCATCAAAAGGGCGCACAGTCGCAACTTCTGGTCTATCCTGAATTACCTCCCGCAAGAGACCCGGAATTATGTGCCAGCATTCATCGCCGCCACCTACATCTGCAATTACTACACCTCGCACGGGCTTGTGCCTTATGAGCCTGACTACGACGAACAACTTACCAACTATATTAAGGTGTACGAGGGTATGTCGTTCCGTGATATTGCCGACGCTACAGGCATTGACTATCAGACCGTGAAGACCCTGAATCCCGGCTTCCGCCGCGATTATGTGCCGCCTACTGCCGCCGGGCATTATGTGATACTGCCGGAGCGCGTCATGCCTGCATTCGTCCGCTATCTCAACTCGCTTGGCAGCCGCACCTACTCATTGGAAAGCAAGGATAATTATGTCAATTCGGACCTTGGGGATGGCCGCTACTGGCAGCGTTTCATCAGCGTTCAGCAGCCCGACCATATCGAGACTGTCGCGCAAAAACTGGGTTGCAACGCTGACCATTTAAAAGCATGGAACAATCTGAGTTCCAACTATGTGTATAATGGACAGAGCCTCAAAATCTTGCATCCAGTATATGTACAGAAGCACACCTCCGGTCGCGTCGAGGCTCCTGTGCAAAACACGAGCGCAGCCAAGCCAAAGAAAAATGAGGGAGCAACCCGCCCCACCACCACCACTACCCCACCCGAACGAACGAACGTGCCGCCCCCGATTATCGTGTCGTTGGAAGATTCGCCACGAAAGGGCGAATTCCAATATCACACCGTGCAGCGCAACGAATCATTGGAAGATATAGCACGACAATACGCAACCAGCGCCGCGAGCATCAAGAAACTCAACGATTTGGAAACCTTGAAAGTTGGCATGCGCCTGAAAATCAGGGAGTATTGA
- the atpD gene encoding F0F1 ATP synthase subunit beta — protein MANIGRIKQIIGAVVDVDFSGPDSKLPEILSALEITRPDGSKLVLEVQRHLGEDGVRTIAMDSTDGLMRGIECVDTGAPIAMPVGEEVRGRLFNVVGEAIDGIGEVKKGKNAYVIHRKPPAYEDLSTEREILYTGIKVIDLIEPYAKGGKIGLFGGAGVGKTVLIMELINNIAKAYDGMSVFAGVGERTREGNDLLREMIESNVIKYGDAFKHSMEEGGWDLSKVDKAELAKSQATLVFGQMNEPPGARARVALSGLTMAEYFRDGDLSDPAGGRDILFFVDNIFRFTQAGSEVSALLGRMPSAVGYQPTLATEMGIMQERITSTKRGSITSVQAVYVPADDLTDPAPATTFAHLDATTVLSRKIASLGIYPAVDPLDSTSRILDPKIIGDEHYNCAQRVKAILQRYNELQDIIAILGMEELSDEDKLVVSRARRVQRFLSQPFHVAEQFTGLKGVLVPIDETIRGFNMIMDGELDEYPEAAFNLVGTIDDAIAKGKKMLEEASK, from the coding sequence ATGGCTAATATCGGTCGTATCAAACAAATTATCGGTGCTGTCGTGGATGTTGACTTCAGCGGCCCCGACAGCAAACTGCCTGAAATTCTCAGCGCCCTCGAAATCACCCGTCCCGACGGCTCCAAGCTCGTGCTCGAAGTGCAGCGTCACCTCGGCGAGGATGGCGTGCGCACCATTGCAATGGACTCCACCGATGGCCTCATGCGTGGCATCGAGTGTGTTGACACGGGCGCTCCCATCGCCATGCCTGTTGGTGAGGAAGTGCGCGGTCGCTTGTTCAACGTGGTGGGAGAAGCAATAGATGGCATCGGCGAAGTGAAAAAAGGCAAAAACGCCTATGTGATTCACCGCAAGCCCCCTGCTTATGAGGACCTTTCGACCGAAAGGGAAATCCTTTACACAGGCATCAAGGTCATTGACCTTATCGAGCCTTATGCCAAAGGCGGCAAGATTGGCCTTTTTGGCGGTGCAGGTGTGGGCAAGACGGTGTTGATTATGGAGCTCATCAACAACATCGCGAAAGCGTATGACGGTATGTCGGTTTTTGCTGGCGTGGGCGAACGCACTCGCGAGGGCAACGACCTCTTGCGCGAAATGATTGAATCCAATGTAATCAAATATGGCGATGCCTTCAAGCATTCGATGGAAGAAGGCGGTTGGGATTTGAGCAAGGTGGATAAGGCTGAACTTGCCAAATCGCAGGCAACCCTTGTCTTTGGCCAAATGAACGAGCCGCCCGGCGCTCGTGCGCGTGTGGCACTTTCCGGTCTCACGATGGCTGAGTACTTCCGCGACGGCGATTTGAGCGACCCCGCCGGTGGACGCGACATTCTCTTTTTCGTGGACAACATTTTCCGCTTCACGCAAGCGGGTTCGGAAGTGTCCGCATTGCTCGGGCGTATGCCCTCAGCCGTGGGCTATCAGCCCACGTTGGCTACCGAAATGGGTATCATGCAAGAGCGCATCACCTCCACCAAGCGTGGCTCCATCACTTCCGTGCAGGCCGTGTATGTGCCAGCGGACGACTTGACCGACCCCGCGCCAGCAACGACCTTCGCTCACTTGGATGCCACGACGGTGTTGAGCCGAAAAATTGCCTCGCTCGGCATTTACCCTGCTGTGGACCCGCTTGACTCAACCTCTCGCATCCTTGACCCAAAAATCATTGGCGACGAGCACTACAATTGCGCTCAGCGTGTAAAGGCGATATTGCAGCGTTACAATGAATTGCAGGACATCATCGCTATCCTTGGCATGGAGGAGCTCTCCGATGAGGACAAACTCGTGGTAAGCCGCGCCCGTCGTGTGCAGCGTTTCTTGTCGCAGCCGTTCCATGTCGCGGAGCAATTCACGGGCTTGAAGGGCGTATTGGTGCCGATTGATGAGACGATTCGCGGCTTCAACATGATTATGGACGGCGAGTTGGATGAATATCCCGAAGCTGCCTTCAACCTTGTTGGCACCATTGATGATGCCATCGCGAAGGGCAAGAAAATGTTGGAAGAAGCATCAAAATAA
- the atpC gene encoding ATP synthase F1 subunit epsilon: MNLVILSPEREIFSGEVKSVKVPGSAGQFEILKNHAPIVSSLAKGEVRVLKGNGEKMTFNVEGGFVEMLNNEVSLLVSGVATSEEA, encoded by the coding sequence ATGAATTTAGTTATCTTGAGTCCTGAAAGAGAGATTTTTTCTGGAGAAGTGAAATCGGTGAAGGTTCCGGGTAGTGCCGGGCAATTCGAGATTTTGAAAAATCACGCTCCGATAGTTTCTTCGTTGGCCAAAGGTGAAGTGCGCGTCCTGAAAGGCAATGGCGAAAAAATGACCTTTAATGTGGAGGGCGGCTTCGTTGAAATGCTAAACAATGAGGTTTCGTTGTTGGTGTCGGGTGTGGCCACTTCCGAAGAGGCGTGA
- a CDS encoding PorT family protein translates to MEKTLSLCLALLLSLCCAISNVAGQTRFGVKAGVSLADMPLSFDYQNVLGLIEVQGVATRLETKWLPTYHAGFVTEFWLSSKFGIGTGLHLNVKGSEREFRGEVLNVPFTRTRKLMPMYLQLPLSFAFRAEGLYMGAGPYIGYAVGGNVKIKTTSNGSSSSGSEKLKFGDEINDDLTKLDYGLGFEMGYELVGVRLSLSYNLGLANVLPKKAVDFAADNGGKWHAKNNVASLSVAYLFGNDEK, encoded by the coding sequence ATGGAAAAGACCCTTTCCCTTTGTTTGGCACTACTCCTGTCTCTCTGCTGCGCCATATCCAATGTCGCAGGGCAAACGCGGTTTGGCGTGAAGGCGGGTGTTAGCTTGGCAGATATGCCGCTGAGTTTTGACTATCAGAATGTCTTGGGGTTAATCGAGGTGCAGGGAGTTGCCACCCGACTGGAAACCAAATGGCTGCCAACTTATCACGCTGGCTTTGTGACAGAGTTCTGGCTAAGCAGCAAATTTGGAATCGGCACAGGCCTGCATCTGAACGTGAAAGGCTCCGAACGGGAATTCAGGGGGGAGGTGCTGAACGTGCCATTCACCCGCACCCGAAAACTGATGCCCATGTATTTGCAGCTGCCTTTGTCTTTCGCGTTTCGCGCCGAAGGCCTTTACATGGGAGCAGGGCCTTATATCGGTTACGCCGTCGGTGGAAACGTGAAAATCAAGACCACCTCAAACGGCTCCTCAAGCAGCGGCTCGGAGAAATTGAAATTTGGCGACGAAATCAACGACGACCTTACCAAACTTGACTATGGCCTCGGATTTGAAATGGGCTACGAGCTCGTGGGGGTGAGGCTTTCTTTGTCCTACAACTTGGGATTAGCCAACGTGCTGCCCAAAAAAGCGGTGGATTTTGCCGCTGACAACGGGGGCAAATGGCACGCAAAAAACAATGTGGCAAGCCTTTCGGTCGCCTACCTGTTTGGCAACGACGAAAAATAA
- the bshB1 gene encoding bacillithiol biosynthesis deacetylase BshB1 produces MTQKIDILAIGIHPDDVELCAAGTLLHHAALGKTFGILDLSQGELGTRGTAAIRLQEAAQAAKVLGAAFRKTLDIPDGFFTHTPEHWLKIVRVIRDCRPEIVLCNAPEDRHPDHGRSAKLETDACFYAGLEKIETFDDEGEKQQKWRPKAVYHYIQDINLQPDFVVDITPFLEQKKAAILAYRSQFYDPHNTEPNTPISGKDFLEYLEAKAKVYGRSIQAPYAEGFIFSRIPGVNNLFDLL; encoded by the coding sequence ATGACACAAAAAATTGACATTCTAGCTATCGGCATCCACCCCGACGATGTGGAGCTCTGTGCGGCAGGCACTTTGCTGCATCACGCCGCTTTGGGAAAGACATTTGGCATACTTGACCTAAGCCAAGGCGAATTAGGCACACGCGGCACAGCCGCCATCCGACTTCAAGAAGCAGCCCAAGCTGCCAAAGTGTTGGGGGCCGCCTTTCGCAAAACGCTCGACATCCCCGACGGATTTTTCACGCACACGCCAGAACACTGGTTGAAAATTGTGCGCGTCATTCGGGATTGTCGCCCCGAAATTGTGCTTTGCAATGCCCCCGAAGACCGCCACCCCGACCACGGCCGCTCTGCCAAATTGGAGACCGATGCTTGTTTTTATGCTGGTTTGGAAAAAATAGAAACTTTCGACGACGAAGGGGAAAAGCAACAAAAATGGCGGCCCAAGGCAGTATATCACTATATTCAAGACATCAATTTGCAACCAGATTTCGTGGTGGACATCACGCCGTTCCTCGAACAAAAAAAAGCGGCCATACTCGCCTATCGCTCACAATTTTATGACCCCCACAACACGGAACCCAACACCCCCATCTCTGGCAAAGATTTTCTTGAATACTTGGAGGCCAAGGCAAAAGTATATGGGCGGTCTATTCAAGCACCTTACGCGGAGGGGTTTATCTTCTCTCGGATTCCGGGTGTGAACAACTTGTTTGACCTGCTTTGA
- the nth gene encoding endonuclease III — MATKAPAVKKRLSPTVKAKAVRIQEILDDLYPETPIPLRHEDAFTLLVAVVLSAQCTDERVNQITPLLFARADNPTDMARLPTEEIQEIIKPCGLSPAKSKAISGLSKIIVEKHGGKVPESFEALEALPGVGHKTASVVMSQAFGHPAFPVDTHIHRLAARWGLSNGKSVEQTERDLKMIFPKNTWNKLHLQIIFFGRQYCPARGHQPEKCPICSWAG, encoded by the coding sequence ATGGCGACAAAAGCCCCAGCCGTCAAGAAGCGCCTGTCTCCCACCGTCAAGGCCAAGGCTGTGCGTATCCAAGAAATTCTCGACGACTTGTACCCCGAAACACCCATCCCGCTTCGACATGAAGATGCATTCACTTTGCTGGTGGCGGTAGTGTTGTCGGCGCAATGCACGGACGAACGGGTCAATCAAATCACCCCCCTCTTGTTTGCCCGTGCCGACAACCCGACAGACATGGCTCGGCTCCCGACGGAAGAGATACAAGAGATTATCAAACCTTGTGGCCTTTCCCCGGCGAAATCAAAGGCGATTAGCGGATTGTCGAAAATTATCGTGGAGAAACACGGCGGCAAAGTCCCGGAAAGCTTTGAGGCGCTGGAGGCGCTCCCCGGAGTGGGTCACAAAACCGCATCGGTGGTGATGTCGCAGGCATTTGGGCATCCGGCGTTTCCAGTTGACACCCATATTCATCGTTTGGCCGCTCGTTGGGGACTTAGCAACGGGAAAAGCGTGGAACAAACCGAGCGCGACCTGAAAATGATTTTTCCCAAAAACACTTGGAACAAACTGCATTTGCAAATCATCTTCTTCGGTCGCCAGTATTGCCCGGCAAGGGGGCATCAGCCGGAAAAATGCCCTATTTGCTCGTGGGCTGGATAA
- a CDS encoding lipocalin family protein, protein MRKPIFLLLALLSAQAFVACKKDSTDAPNNALTNGRWRAIASTATITVGTINQTVDALAMLPGCERDNFFIFQAGGTLITDEGATKCNSSAPQQTTGTWLLTQNDTRLVVASSGYNFDAEIVELNASKLRVKYTTTVSGAPASFDTTFENF, encoded by the coding sequence ATGAGAAAACCGATTTTTTTGTTGCTTGCGCTCCTGTCGGCGCAGGCGTTCGTCGCGTGTAAAAAAGACAGCACCGATGCCCCCAACAATGCACTCACCAACGGCAGGTGGAGGGCAATAGCCTCTACCGCGACCATCACCGTCGGCACCATCAACCAAACAGTGGACGCGTTGGCCATGCTGCCCGGATGTGAGCGCGACAACTTTTTCATATTTCAAGCCGGGGGCACACTCATCACAGATGAGGGAGCGACCAAATGCAATTCCAGCGCGCCTCAACAAACGACGGGTACTTGGCTGCTGACCCAGAACGACACGCGATTGGTGGTCGCCAGCAGTGGCTACAATTTTGATGCGGAAATCGTGGAGCTGAACGCCTCCAAGCTCAGGGTCAAATACACCACAACCGTTAGCGGTGCCCCGGCGAGCTTTGATACCACCTTTGAAAATTTTTAA